aaaaaacgaagaaatagGGCGAATCTTAAACAATAATTACATCTTATACAGTGCACTACGTAAACCTAAACGTAAGCTGCTCGTATAGCACCTCTAACTCGCTGGCAATATCAAGTGTTGTGTTCGATATAAATTCCCTGGGCCGTATCCTAAAAACGATCCTTGGACGAAGCCGTGTACTCCATTTCGGTCAGATTCTGCATCTCTTGAAGCTCCTGGAACTTTTCATGATCACGAATATGGGCATAGTTTGCTGCCAAGCACATGAGATAGTGCACCAAACTGAGGATAATCAGCAAACAGCTGACGGTAGCAAGAATGAACATGATTTCACACTTTTCCACACCGTCCTTGCAAAAAGCCTTCACCTTGCTCTGGTCACGAATTTTCATATCCTCCTGTTTGACCCCGACAGGGAACATGAAATCTAAAATTGAAACAGATCCATCAACATGCGTTCTTTCCCAAGAGTGAATACACACTTACAAAATTGCGTCAAATCAATATCGCTCCGATGGGACTGCACGTCCGGGTTCTCACACATGTTCCAGAAAATAGTGAACACGAAAGTGACCACACTTAGGAAGCAGAGAATTAGAATCCAGGCGATCTTCAGTATGTATGTTATTCCCATGAACACGGCGCAAGATATACGACCACCAACACGGGATCCCCAGGCCCGGTAA
The Toxorhynchites rutilus septentrionalis strain SRP chromosome 2, ASM2978413v1, whole genome shotgun sequence genome window above contains:
- the LOC129769083 gene encoding neuronal membrane glycoprotein M6-a isoform X3, coding for MGDCCKSCMTRIPYATLIATVMCLIGVGIFCGTMYRGTSLAIIMLDQVFHLRLLWIEAVQMIFVVIGASMGALGLMILFVGFLATGATRYKVYRAWGSRVGGRISCAVFMGITYILKIAWILILCFLSVVTFVFTIFWNMCENPDVQSHRSDIDLTQFYFMFPVGVKQEDMKIRDQSKVKAFCKDGVEKCEIMFILATVSCLLIILSLVHYLMCLAANYAHIRDHEKFQELQEMQNLTEMEYTASSKDRF